In Cydia strobilella chromosome 22, ilCydStro3.1, whole genome shotgun sequence, one genomic interval encodes:
- the LOC134751482 gene encoding serine protease snake-like, producing MEILHIFNAKITLITIVIWTEVDAVGEKAQEACKDYGKTMLECHNVYYPTSRVRVPIDLLLYPHMVLVGFRKPGKEHDEPAWRCGGSMISVDWVLTAAHCAEDPTSGPASVLRIGTATFEFDEATELEQEREVAKIIVHPDFKPPSKYHDIALMKANQPFVLNRHLRIACLPTSEEIPELKLTAIGFGTTSSGSAKGSQTLMKVDVDIVENSICNKSMKFMIKRKIIADGITDNQLCAGDYLHGGKDTCQGDSGGPLQYMSDRVDCEKTFPLHTVVGVTSFGRDCGRRMAPGVYTRVWRYIEWIEGIVWP from the coding sequence ATGGAGATATTACACATATTTAATGCGAAAATAACTCTTATTACCATCGTAATATGGACAGAAGTGGACGCAGTTGGTGAAAAAGCGCAAGAAGCTTGCAAAGACTATGGGAAAACGATGCTGGAATGCCACAATGTGTACTATCCAACGTCCAGAGTAAGAGTGCCGATAGATTTGTTGCTTTACCCCCATATGGTATTAGTAGGGTTTCGAAAACCTGGCAAGGAACATGATGAACCAGCGTGGAGGTGTGGGGGATCCATGATCAGTGTCGACTGGGTGCTGACGGCTGCCCATTGTGCTGAAGACCCCACAAGCGGACCAGCGTCAGTTCTCCGAATAGGCACAGCTACTTTTGAGTTTGATGAAGCTACAGAATTAGAGCAAGAGAGAGAAGTAGCGAAGATCATCGTCCATCCTGACTTTAAACCTCCTTCTAAATACCATGATATAGCTTTAATGAAAGCTAATCAACCTTTTGTTTTAAACAGGCATTTAAGAATCGCATGTTTACCGACAAGCGAAGAAATACCAGAATTAAAACTAACGGCAATTGGTTTTGGTACAACGTCATCGGGGTCAGCGAAGGGCAGTCAAACGTTGATGAAAGTAGATGTAGATATAGTGGAAAATTCAATTTGTAATAAATCTATGAAGTTCATGATAAAAAGAAAGATTATAGCTGACGGGATTACTGACAATCAATTATGTGCTGGAGATTATTTACATGGAGGGAAGGATACATGTCAAGGGGATTCTGGTGGACCTCTTCAGTATATGTCGGACAGAGTGGATTGTGAGAAAACTTTTCCCCTCCATACTGTGGTGGGGGTTACCAGCTTTGGAAGGGATTGTGGGAGGAGAATGGCTCCGGGGGTGTACACTAGGGTGTGGAGGTATATAGAGTGGATAGAGGGTATTGTTTGGCCGTAA